A window of Sutcliffiella cohnii contains these coding sequences:
- a CDS encoding AAA family ATPase → MGTKQAQVQRILDNIGKVMIGKKHVAELSVVSLLAGGHVLLEDVPGVGKTMMVRSLAKSVGADFKRIQFTPDLLPSDVTGSSIYNPKELKFEFRPGPLMGNIILADEINRTSPKTQSALLEGMEEGSVTVDGTTLSLGTPFFVMATQNPIEYEGTYPLPEAQLDRFLLKMNMGYPTPQEEVEILINIEHRQPILELEPVVTLDELRQMQQEVRSVHVDLTVKEYIVDMVHRTRMHQSVYLGASPRASVALMKASQSYAYVQGRDFVIPDDVQYLARYVLPHRIILKSEAKFEGVTTDNVVEKVIDRTPIPVQRSMS, encoded by the coding sequence ATGGGGACAAAACAGGCGCAAGTTCAACGTATTTTAGATAATATTGGGAAAGTAATGATTGGAAAAAAACATGTGGCAGAATTAAGTGTGGTGTCTCTATTAGCTGGTGGACACGTTTTGTTAGAAGATGTACCTGGTGTCGGGAAAACGATGATGGTTCGGTCATTAGCTAAGTCGGTAGGGGCAGATTTTAAGCGTATTCAGTTTACTCCAGATTTACTACCTTCTGATGTGACAGGTAGCTCCATATATAACCCGAAGGAATTAAAATTTGAATTCCGCCCAGGTCCACTTATGGGAAATATTATTTTAGCAGATGAAATTAATCGTACCTCTCCTAAAACACAATCAGCGCTCTTAGAAGGAATGGAAGAGGGGAGTGTAACAGTTGATGGGACAACGTTATCGCTCGGCACACCATTTTTCGTTATGGCAACGCAAAATCCAATTGAATATGAAGGTACCTATCCGTTACCAGAAGCACAGTTAGATCGATTTCTTTTAAAAATGAATATGGGTTATCCAACTCCACAAGAGGAAGTGGAAATTTTAATTAATATTGAACATCGCCAACCGATTTTGGAATTAGAGCCAGTCGTTACGTTAGATGAGTTAAGACAAATGCAACAGGAAGTAAGAAGTGTGCATGTTGACCTAACTGTTAAAGAGTATATTGTCGATATGGTCCATCGTACTCGAATGCATCAATCTGTTTACTTAGGAGCAAGCCCGCGTGCGTCCGTTGCTCTAATGAAAGCTTCGCAAAGCTATGCATATGTTCAAGGTAGGGATTTTGTCATTCCAGATGACGTGCAATATTTAGCTCGCTATGTGTTACCACACCGCATCATTTTAAAATCAGAAGCGAAATTTGAAGGTGTTACAACGGACAATGTAGTTGAAAAAGTAATAGACCGTACACCGATTCCTGTTCAAAGGTCTATGAGCTAA
- a CDS encoding DUF58 domain-containing protein produces the protein MKAYFRKFKRTSKLVAFLFLLVVTFMYAMFQGGFVSWFLFFSFLPFSIYGLLILFYPLNDFKVTRTLNQEQYRSGDRLIGTVTVTRKFPFPLGYLVMEEVLPSDLLFCVQTKKVKILLFPWFKKTITFQYALDRMPRGEHTLSTIRLKTGDFLGLLEKEKVFHLENHFLVYPHYVDLIYRKRESKFDQGSTTSNVKLVRDTSMTVGVREYQPGDRFSWIDWKATAKKNDIMTKEFEQQQSHDVLIYLDRSQASSFESAVSYTAALTKAILRFGSQVGLVSIGKDRSIFPLRGGEEQFAQIYFHLARVQPNSKISFAKTMEMEMGKAQPNVTFLFVTGKLTKGMVDSIGKLTYRQMNMQVYVTKDEGQRVSKEESVYIEQLQKRDVYVKVVKQGELKSLYSEVS, from the coding sequence ATGAAAGCATATTTTCGTAAATTTAAGCGTACTTCGAAGCTAGTCGCTTTTCTGTTTTTATTAGTGGTAACGTTTATGTATGCGATGTTTCAAGGTGGATTTGTTAGTTGGTTTTTATTTTTTAGTTTTCTCCCTTTTTCAATTTACGGTCTACTTATACTCTTTTATCCTTTAAATGATTTTAAAGTGACGCGAACATTGAATCAAGAACAATACCGATCGGGCGACCGGCTAATTGGGACAGTAACGGTTACTCGAAAGTTTCCGTTTCCACTAGGATACCTCGTTATGGAGGAAGTGTTACCATCGGACCTATTATTTTGCGTGCAAACGAAAAAAGTAAAAATATTACTATTTCCGTGGTTTAAAAAGACGATAACTTTTCAATACGCATTAGATAGAATGCCACGTGGAGAGCATACATTGTCAACGATTCGCCTTAAGACTGGTGATTTTTTAGGACTTTTGGAAAAAGAAAAAGTATTCCATTTAGAAAATCATTTTCTCGTATATCCGCACTATGTAGATTTAATTTATCGTAAGCGAGAGAGCAAATTTGACCAAGGTAGTACAACTTCCAATGTAAAACTTGTTCGTGATACATCTATGACGGTAGGAGTTCGTGAATATCAGCCAGGGGATCGTTTTTCTTGGATTGATTGGAAAGCAACAGCTAAAAAGAATGACATTATGACAAAGGAATTTGAGCAACAGCAAAGTCATGATGTTCTAATCTATTTAGATCGTTCGCAAGCTTCCTCTTTTGAAAGTGCTGTTAGTTATACGGCAGCATTGACGAAAGCTATACTAAGATTCGGTTCTCAAGTTGGACTTGTCTCGATTGGTAAAGACCGCTCCATTTTTCCGTTACGCGGAGGGGAAGAGCAATTCGCACAAATTTATTTTCATCTTGCTCGTGTACAACCGAACAGTAAAATTAGCTTTGCGAAGACGATGGAAATGGAAATGGGAAAAGCTCAACCGAATGTAACGTTTTTATTTGTTACTGGAAAATTAACAAAAGGAATGGTTGATTCGATTGGGAAATTAACGTATCGCCAAATGAATATGCAAGTGTATGTTACGAAAGATGAAGGACAAAGAGTTTCAAAAGAAGAAAGCGTCTATATCGAACAACTACAAAAACGAGATGTATATGTAAAGGTTGTGAAACAAGGCGAACTTAAATCCTTATATAGTGAGGTGAGTTAA
- a CDS encoding transglutaminase TgpA family protein codes for MAKTTPFQRNLYAFMMHLFGFLLLLEWVRPLSEVTDTSNAYVFVVFLAVAFTISYLQIMPLIGFVIQTGFMFYFLHILYMKEKFLSKDWFSTFWADLKYNVNVIFAADWTAMSGFFRSLLLFILLWLISYLLIYWILYRKKMFLFVALSITYVAILDTFTTYNGNGAIIRLIVIGLILVGFVHIERVREQEGIFKNNKMIMAWGIPFIIMVVGAATIGYLSPKAAPQWPDPVPFFTGTGEGFGPGNGQVRKLGYGDNDSRLGGPFIGDPSVVFTAEVEKRHYWRVETKDVYTGKGWEVSDGESNELINGQNTEVNWLADNVETESLQATIDMELTYPHINYPIGLQSVIPLWREEESEEVTFEVNSVTEKISTDVSLQSYSLQYDYPRYYIERLHRAEPGAGLESDEGFVEMYTQLPSSLPDRVKDLAEEITSSFETRYDKAKAVERYFARNGFEYETTNVAVPTGNQDYVDQFLFETQLGYCDNFSTSMVVMLRSVGIPARWVKGYTHGDLLELTNDGTRMYEVSNNNAHSWVEVYFPEVGWVTFEPTSGFDNPYNFVYESTLQNEESENGEDLIPENNETPEQENPRNAEDMLEEGGSEQTDNGSGGTAFQFGINLSWKTLLFIFVGIAFYAGLLFFTRNKWLPYYFIFLYKRSKDDKAFMKAYKVLLQILNKNGVARKDGQTLREYAKFVDNYLFTDAMQTLTERYERVIYRGDSSSEEWEHSKELWENLIKKASS; via the coding sequence ATGGCCAAAACAACTCCTTTCCAACGTAATTTGTATGCTTTTATGATGCACTTATTCGGCTTTCTCCTTTTATTAGAATGGGTGCGACCGTTATCGGAAGTGACGGATACGTCAAATGCTTACGTATTTGTTGTATTTTTAGCTGTTGCCTTTACGATTTCTTATCTACAAATTATGCCTTTAATTGGTTTTGTTATACAGACAGGGTTTATGTTTTACTTTCTTCATATCCTGTATATGAAGGAAAAGTTTTTATCCAAAGATTGGTTTTCTACTTTTTGGGCAGACCTCAAATATAATGTGAATGTTATCTTTGCTGCTGATTGGACGGCGATGAGTGGTTTCTTTCGTTCCTTACTATTGTTTATATTACTATGGCTCATTAGCTACCTATTAATTTATTGGATATTGTATCGAAAGAAAATGTTTTTATTTGTCGCTCTTTCCATTACGTACGTGGCGATCCTAGATACTTTTACGACCTACAATGGGAATGGAGCGATAATTCGTTTAATTGTAATCGGATTAATATTGGTTGGTTTTGTTCATATAGAGAGAGTTCGTGAACAAGAAGGAATTTTTAAGAATAATAAAATGATTATGGCCTGGGGGATTCCGTTTATCATTATGGTAGTCGGAGCCGCTACGATTGGCTACTTATCACCAAAGGCTGCGCCACAATGGCCGGACCCGGTCCCTTTTTTCACAGGAACAGGAGAAGGTTTCGGGCCGGGTAATGGTCAAGTTCGGAAACTTGGTTATGGAGATAATGATAGTAGATTAGGTGGCCCGTTTATCGGGGACCCTTCTGTCGTCTTTACCGCCGAAGTGGAAAAACGTCATTATTGGCGAGTGGAAACGAAGGATGTATACACTGGTAAAGGATGGGAAGTGTCTGACGGTGAATCAAATGAACTCATAAATGGCCAAAATACAGAAGTAAATTGGTTAGCTGATAATGTCGAAACAGAATCATTACAAGCAACAATTGACATGGAACTAACGTATCCTCATATTAATTATCCTATAGGTTTACAAAGCGTCATTCCATTATGGCGTGAAGAAGAGAGTGAGGAAGTAACGTTTGAGGTTAATTCGGTAACAGAAAAAATTTCAACAGATGTCTCGTTGCAATCCTATTCCTTACAATATGACTACCCGCGTTATTATATCGAAAGATTACATCGTGCAGAGCCGGGTGCTGGTTTAGAGAGTGATGAAGGATTTGTTGAAATGTATACTCAGTTACCATCTTCTTTACCAGACCGTGTTAAAGATTTGGCAGAAGAAATAACGTCTTCATTTGAAACGCGTTATGATAAAGCAAAAGCGGTAGAAAGATATTTTGCGAGAAATGGTTTTGAATATGAAACTACTAATGTTGCTGTACCGACCGGTAATCAAGATTATGTTGATCAATTTTTATTCGAAACACAGTTAGGATATTGTGATAACTTTTCCACATCGATGGTCGTTATGTTAAGGTCTGTCGGTATTCCGGCTCGTTGGGTGAAAGGTTATACACATGGAGATTTGCTAGAGCTGACAAACGATGGAACTAGAATGTATGAAGTCTCGAATAATAACGCCCATTCTTGGGTAGAAGTCTACTTTCCGGAAGTTGGTTGGGTGACGTTTGAACCGACAAGTGGTTTTGATAATCCTTATAACTTTGTTTATGAAAGTACACTGCAAAATGAAGAATCAGAAAATGGTGAAGATCTTATACCTGAAAATAATGAGACACCAGAACAAGAAAATCCACGTAATGCTGAAGATATGTTAGAAGAGGGTGGCTCTGAACAAACTGACAACGGAAGTGGAGGGACTGCCTTCCAATTCGGTATTAATCTTTCGTGGAAAACACTACTTTTCATTTTTGTAGGAATAGCATTTTATGCAGGGTTATTATTTTTCACTAGGAATAAATGGTTGCCATATTATTTTATTTTCTTATATAAAAGAAGCAAAGACGATAAAGCATTCATGAAAGCTTATAAAGTCTTGTTGCAGATTTTAAATAAAAATGGAGTTGCTCGAAAAGATGGTCAAACTTTACGTGAATACGCCAAGTTTGTAGATAACTACTTATTCACAGATGCGATGCAAACACTAACAGAACGTTATGAACGTGTTATCTATCGAGGTGACTCTTCAAGTGAAGAATGGGAGCATTCAAAAGAATTGTGGGAAAATTTAATTAAAAAAGCATCATCTTGA
- the guaA gene encoding glutamine-hydrolyzing GMP synthase encodes MEGVQEMIVVLDFGSQYNQLITRRIREFGVYSELHPHTITAEEIQKMNPKGIIFSGGPNSVYGEGALSCDEKIFDLGIPVLGICYGMQLMTKHFGGKVDKANHREYGKAKVTVTNKSSLYENLPEEQVVWMSHGDLVVETPAGFVTDVTTPTCPIAGMSDEARKLYGVQFHPEVRHSVHGNELLNNFVFEVCGCSDSWSMENFIEIEMEKIRQQVGDKKVLCALSGGVDSSVVAVLIHRAIGDQLTCIFVDHGLLRKNEAEGVMKTFSEGFNMNVIKVDAKDRFMDKLKGVSDPEQKRKIIGNEFIYVFDDEAAKLEGIDYLAQGTLYTDIIESGTATAQTIKSHHNVGGLPEDMQFELIEPLNTLFKDEVRALGTELGIPDEIVWRQPFPGPGLGIRVLGEITEDKLEIVRESDYILREEIIKAGLDRDIWQYFTVLPDIRSVGVMGDQRTYDYTIGLRAVTSIDGMTSDWARIPWDVLETISTRIVNEVNHINRVVYDITSKPPATIEWE; translated from the coding sequence ATGGAAGGCGTTCAAGAAATGATTGTTGTGCTTGATTTTGGTAGTCAATATAATCAGCTAATTACTCGTCGTATCCGTGAATTCGGTGTTTATAGTGAGTTGCATCCACATACAATTACAGCTGAAGAGATTCAAAAAATGAATCCGAAAGGGATTATATTCTCTGGTGGCCCTAACAGTGTATATGGTGAAGGGGCTTTAAGTTGTGATGAGAAGATTTTTGATTTAGGTATTCCTGTGTTAGGTATATGTTATGGAATGCAGTTAATGACAAAACACTTCGGTGGAAAAGTAGACAAAGCTAATCATCGTGAATACGGTAAAGCAAAAGTAACGGTAACTAATAAGTCCTCTTTATATGAAAATCTTCCTGAAGAGCAAGTTGTATGGATGAGTCATGGTGACTTAGTAGTAGAAACACCAGCAGGTTTTGTGACGGATGTTACAACACCAACTTGCCCTATTGCAGGAATGAGTGATGAAGCTCGCAAATTATACGGAGTGCAATTCCATCCAGAAGTACGTCATTCTGTACACGGTAACGAATTGTTAAATAATTTTGTATTTGAAGTTTGTGGATGCTCTGACAGTTGGTCGATGGAAAACTTTATTGAAATCGAGATGGAGAAAATTCGCCAACAAGTAGGGGATAAGAAAGTTCTTTGTGCACTAAGTGGTGGCGTGGATTCCTCTGTAGTAGCGGTATTAATTCATAGAGCAATCGGTGACCAATTAACTTGTATCTTTGTTGACCACGGTCTATTACGTAAAAATGAAGCTGAAGGCGTAATGAAGACATTTAGTGAAGGTTTCAATATGAATGTCATTAAGGTCGATGCAAAGGATCGCTTTATGGATAAATTAAAAGGTGTATCAGATCCAGAGCAGAAACGTAAAATTATCGGTAATGAGTTCATTTACGTATTTGATGATGAAGCGGCTAAGTTAGAAGGAATTGATTACTTAGCTCAAGGTACTCTTTATACAGATATAATTGAAAGTGGTACAGCGACAGCACAAACAATCAAGTCTCATCATAACGTTGGTGGCTTGCCAGAAGATATGCAATTTGAATTAATAGAACCATTAAATACATTATTTAAAGATGAAGTACGTGCTTTAGGAACAGAATTAGGTATCCCTGATGAAATTGTATGGCGTCAACCGTTCCCAGGTCCAGGTCTTGGTATTCGTGTATTGGGTGAGATTACGGAAGATAAGTTAGAAATTGTTCGCGAATCTGATTATATTTTACGCGAAGAAATTATAAAAGCTGGTCTGGATCGTGATATTTGGCAATACTTTACGGTATTACCTGACATCCGTAGTGTAGGAGTAATGGGTGACCAACGTACGTATGATTATACAATTGGTCTTCGTGCAGTAACATCTATTGACGGCATGACTTCTGATTGGGCTCGTATCCCTTGGGATGTGTTGGAAACTATCTCGACAAGAATAGTTAACGAAGTAAACCACATCAATCGTGTAGTATACGATATTACGAGTAAGCCACCAGCAACAATTGAATGGGAATAA
- a CDS encoding NCS2 family permease → MLKRYFEFEKFGTNYKTESVAGITTFLAMAYILVVNPMFLTEAGMDYGAVFTATALAAAIGTLIMGLYAKYPIALAPGMGLNAFFAFSVVIGMGIPWETALAGVLVSGLIFIAITAVGIREKIINAIPAELKYAVGAGIGLFITFIGLQNAGLIVADPGTVIGLGNLRDGNVLLAVFGLVITVILMVRGLKGGIFIGMVITAIVGMFVGLIDRPEAVVGSIPSMETTFGAAISNLGGIFTVQMLVVILTFLFVDFFDTAGTLVGVANQAGFLKDGKLPRANKALLSDSAATVVGSILGTSTTTSYVESTSGVAAGGRTGFASVVTAGLFLLALFFSPLLSVVTAPVTAPALIIVGVLMVSALGKIDWGKFEIAVPAFLTIIMMPLTYSIATGIAIGFIFYPITMLVKGRGKEIHPIMYGLFIIFILYFVFLAE, encoded by the coding sequence ATGTTAAAACGTTACTTCGAATTTGAGAAATTCGGTACAAATTATAAAACAGAGTCAGTAGCTGGTATAACTACCTTTTTAGCAATGGCTTATATTCTAGTTGTTAATCCGATGTTCCTAACAGAGGCAGGAATGGATTACGGTGCTGTATTCACAGCTACAGCTCTTGCGGCTGCTATCGGTACGCTTATTATGGGGCTTTATGCAAAATATCCAATTGCACTAGCACCGGGTATGGGATTAAATGCATTTTTTGCTTTCTCGGTAGTTATAGGAATGGGAATCCCGTGGGAAACAGCGTTAGCGGGTGTGTTAGTATCCGGTTTAATCTTTATTGCAATTACAGCTGTAGGAATTCGAGAGAAGATAATTAATGCAATTCCTGCAGAATTAAAATATGCTGTTGGGGCGGGTATCGGACTATTTATTACGTTCATAGGGTTACAAAATGCAGGTTTAATTGTTGCGGATCCTGGTACGGTAATTGGTTTAGGTAATTTAAGAGATGGTAATGTATTACTCGCGGTATTTGGTCTAGTAATTACAGTAATTTTAATGGTAAGAGGTCTTAAAGGTGGTATTTTCATCGGGATGGTTATTACAGCCATCGTCGGAATGTTCGTCGGTTTAATTGATCGTCCAGAGGCAGTTGTAGGTTCAATTCCGAGTATGGAAACAACATTCGGTGCGGCTATTAGTAACTTAGGTGGAATATTCACCGTTCAAATGTTAGTAGTTATTTTAACTTTCTTGTTTGTTGACTTTTTTGATACAGCGGGTACTTTAGTAGGGGTTGCGAACCAAGCAGGCTTTTTGAAAGACGGAAAATTACCACGCGCAAACAAAGCTTTATTATCTGACTCGGCAGCTACTGTAGTAGGATCTATTTTAGGTACATCAACAACTACTTCTTATGTAGAGTCCACTTCGGGTGTTGCAGCTGGTGGAAGAACTGGTTTTGCTTCGGTTGTCACTGCGGGACTATTCCTGCTAGCGTTATTCTTCTCGCCGTTACTTTCTGTAGTTACAGCTCCAGTTACGGCGCCTGCGCTAATTATCGTTGGGGTATTAATGGTTTCTGCTTTAGGTAAGATTGACTGGGGTAAATTCGAAATAGCTGTACCAGCTTTTTTAACAATTATTATGATGCCGTTAACTTATAGTATTGCTACAGGTATTGCGATCGGATTCATTTTCTATCCTATTACAATGCTTGTTAAAGGAAGAGGGAAAGAAATACATCCAATAATGTATGGTTTATTTATTATCTTTATTCTATACTTTGTTTTCTTGGCAGAATAA